A stretch of the Luteimonas sp. JM171 genome encodes the following:
- the aroB gene encoding 3-dehydroquinate synthase, producing MSARLRALEVAGERPYDITIGAGLLAAGELLGAGLRGRQALLVTDDNVAPLYADQVETALRNARPGLAMARFVLPAGEASKTLEQFGGALDALAELGARRDACVFALGGGVVGDLAGFAAACWMRGIDCVQLPTTLLAMVDSSVGGKTAVDLPQGKNLVGAFHPPRAVLADTATLRTLPERELRAGLAEVIKYGAIRDAAFLDWLEANAAGLLARDETALAEAIARSCEHKAAIVALDPFEHGERALLNFGHTFAHAIETAQGYGGLNHGEAVAVGMVLAARLSGHLGLAPAEAGERLQSLLGRFGLPVQLPPGLAPARLLDLMRLDKKARGDGLRFIGWERPGQARILADVPAEAVLAVLG from the coding sequence ATGAGCGCACGGCTGCGGGCGCTGGAGGTGGCCGGCGAGCGGCCTTACGACATCACCATCGGCGCTGGCCTGCTGGCAGCAGGCGAACTGCTCGGCGCCGGGCTGCGCGGCAGGCAGGCGCTGCTGGTCACCGATGACAACGTCGCACCGCTGTACGCCGACCAGGTGGAAACCGCCCTGCGCAACGCCCGCCCCGGCCTGGCAATGGCGCGTTTTGTCCTCCCCGCCGGCGAAGCGTCGAAGACCCTGGAGCAGTTTGGCGGCGCCCTCGATGCGCTGGCGGAACTGGGAGCGCGCCGCGATGCCTGCGTGTTCGCCCTGGGCGGCGGCGTGGTCGGCGACCTGGCCGGCTTCGCCGCGGCGTGCTGGATGCGTGGCATCGATTGCGTGCAGCTGCCCACCACCCTGCTGGCGATGGTGGATTCCTCGGTCGGTGGCAAGACCGCGGTCGACCTGCCCCAGGGCAAGAACCTGGTCGGGGCCTTCCATCCGCCGCGCGCCGTCCTGGCTGACACCGCGACGCTTCGCACCCTGCCCGAGCGCGAGCTGCGCGCCGGGCTGGCCGAAGTGATCAAGTACGGCGCCATCCGCGATGCCGCATTCCTGGACTGGCTCGAGGCCAACGCCGCCGGCCTGCTCGCCCGGGACGAGACCGCGCTGGCCGAAGCCATCGCCCGCAGCTGCGAACACAAGGCCGCGATCGTCGCCCTCGACCCTTTTGAACACGGCGAACGCGCCCTGCTCAATTTCGGCCACACGTTTGCCCACGCCATCGAGACCGCCCAGGGCTATGGCGGCCTCAACCATGGCGAAGCCGTGGCCGTGGGCATGGTGCTTGCCGCCCGCCTGTCCGGGCACCTGGGCCTGGCGCCGGCCGAAGCGGGCGAGCGCCTCCAATCGCTCCTGGGCCGCTTCGGCCTGCCCGTGCAGCTGCCCCCGGGCCTGGCGCCGGCACGGCTGCTTGACCTCATGCGCCTGGACAAGAAGGCCCGCGGCGACGGGTTGCGCTTCATCGGTTGGGAGCGCCCCGGGCAGGCCCGCATCCTCGCCGACGTGCCCGCCGAGGCCGTCCTGGCCGTCCTGGGCTGA
- a CDS encoding shikimate kinase → MQAAHNIILVGPMGAGKSSLGRRIARRLGMQFVDLDEEIERQTGASVSTIFACEGEAGFRAREHAALASCLERDGQVLATGGGAVLDPRSRALMRKRGFVVHLQVAVPAQLRRLARDRSRPLLQGDDREATLRQLAHARGPLYREVAHLEFDTANYAAPAAAARLARALSAAWPGAPDSAGKTQEGRA, encoded by the coding sequence ATGCAGGCGGCACACAACATCATCCTGGTCGGCCCGATGGGCGCCGGGAAATCCTCGCTGGGAAGGCGCATCGCCCGGCGGCTGGGCATGCAGTTCGTGGACCTGGACGAAGAGATCGAGCGGCAGACGGGTGCCAGCGTATCCACGATCTTCGCGTGCGAGGGCGAGGCCGGCTTCCGTGCCCGCGAACATGCAGCGCTGGCTTCCTGCCTTGAGCGGGACGGCCAGGTGCTGGCTACCGGCGGGGGCGCGGTGCTGGACCCGCGCAGCCGCGCGCTGATGCGCAAGCGGGGCTTCGTGGTCCACCTGCAGGTGGCCGTGCCTGCACAGTTGCGCCGGCTGGCGCGCGACCGCAGCCGGCCGCTGCTCCAGGGCGACGACCGTGAAGCCACGCTGCGCCAGCTGGCACACGCGCGCGGCCCGCTGTACCGGGAAGTCGCCCACCTCGAATTCGACACCGCCAACTACGCCGCCCCGGCCGCGGCGGCCAGGCTTGCCCGGGCACTGTCCGCGGCCTGGCCAGGCGCGCCGGACAGTGCCGGCAAGACACAGGAGGGACGGGCATGA
- a CDS encoding dodecin family protein, with product MSVAKVIELNASSPTSMEDAVKRGLAKASESVKNIKGAWVNEIKVVCGDGGEVTEWRVNLRVSFVVE from the coding sequence ATGTCTGTTGCCAAGGTGATTGAACTCAACGCTTCTTCGCCCACCAGCATGGAAGACGCGGTCAAGCGCGGCCTGGCCAAGGCGTCCGAGTCCGTGAAGAACATCAAGGGCGCGTGGGTGAACGAAATCAAGGTGGTCTGCGGCGACGGCGGCGAGGTGACCGAGTGGCGGGTCAACCTGCGCGTGAGCTTCGTGGTGGAGTGA
- a CDS encoding kinase codes for MDPLLHPRPVHAFEAGFVGHVLDDILGSGARVYGISGPQGCGKSTLAAQLAGAAAARGLRLASVSIDDFYLDQAARQALARDAHPLLATRGPPSTHDVSLACATLDALRQGSADLPRFDKLADRRLPRDSWPRLEGVDLVVLEGWFLAAPAQAEADLGPPINPLERDEDPDGRWRRWCNAALERDYPPLWSRIDRLLYLQAPGFEVVPGWRWEQEQALRAADPQRRGMDRAGVERFVCHFERVTRHAMREVPAIADLVVPLDARRRPLTPPRSSRAG; via the coding sequence ATGGACCCGCTCCTGCATCCGCGCCCTGTGCATGCGTTCGAGGCGGGCTTCGTGGGGCACGTGCTCGACGACATCCTTGGCAGCGGTGCGCGGGTCTACGGGATCAGCGGACCGCAGGGCTGCGGCAAGTCGACCCTGGCCGCGCAGCTGGCCGGCGCCGCGGCGGCCCGCGGCCTGCGCCTGGCCAGCGTCTCGATCGATGACTTCTACCTGGACCAGGCCGCGCGCCAGGCGCTGGCGCGCGACGCCCATCCGCTGCTGGCCACCCGCGGGCCGCCAAGCACGCACGATGTCAGCCTGGCGTGCGCCACGCTGGACGCGCTGCGCCAGGGCAGCGCTGACCTGCCCCGGTTCGACAAGCTCGCCGACCGCCGCCTGCCGCGCGACAGCTGGCCCCGGCTGGAAGGCGTGGACCTGGTGGTGCTGGAAGGGTGGTTCCTGGCCGCGCCCGCGCAGGCGGAAGCGGATCTCGGGCCCCCGATCAACCCGCTGGAGCGCGACGAGGACCCTGACGGGCGCTGGCGACGCTGGTGCAACGCGGCGCTGGAACGGGATTACCCGCCGCTGTGGAGCCGCATTGACCGGCTGCTCTACCTGCAGGCGCCCGGATTCGAGGTGGTGCCGGGCTGGCGCTGGGAGCAGGAGCAGGCCTTGCGCGCAGCCGACCCCCAGCGGCGCGGCATGGACCGCGCCGGGGTGGAGCGCTTCGTGTGCCACTTTGAACGGGTGACGCGGCATGCGATGCGGGAAGTGCCCGCGATCGCAGACCTGGTGGTCCCCCTGGACGCCCGCCGGCGGCCGCTCACTCCACCACGAAGCTCACGCGCAGGTTGA
- the pdxH gene encoding pyridoxamine 5'-phosphate oxidase, giving the protein MNRDDPYLEALATFDLLFGEALAAGEPDRTAMVVASADADGRPSARTVLMKAHDARGFVFYTHLDGRKGRELQANPRAALLFHWPRVRRGVQVRLEGTVSIVDDAEADAYFASRPRGSQLGAWASAQSETLDSRETFEHRLAAREREFEGREVPRPPRWGGFRVAPHRIEFWYGAEFRLHERQLYERSHEGRWSRRMLYP; this is encoded by the coding sequence ATGAACCGTGACGATCCGTATCTGGAAGCGCTGGCGACCTTCGACCTGCTGTTCGGGGAGGCCCTGGCCGCGGGCGAGCCCGATCGCACCGCGATGGTGGTGGCCAGCGCCGACGCCGATGGCCGGCCGTCGGCCCGCACCGTGCTGATGAAGGCGCACGACGCGCGCGGGTTCGTGTTCTACACCCATCTGGACGGGCGCAAGGGCCGCGAGCTGCAGGCCAATCCGCGTGCGGCGCTGCTGTTCCACTGGCCGCGGGTGCGGCGGGGCGTACAGGTGCGGCTGGAGGGCACGGTGTCGATCGTCGATGACGCCGAGGCCGATGCCTACTTCGCATCGCGCCCGCGGGGCAGCCAGCTGGGCGCATGGGCCTCCGCCCAGTCGGAGACGCTGGATTCGCGCGAGACCTTCGAACACCGGCTGGCTGCGCGCGAACGCGAGTTCGAGGGCCGGGAGGTGCCGCGGCCGCCGCGCTGGGGCGGGTTCCGGGTGGCGCCACACCGGATCGAGTTCTGGTACGGCGCCGAATTCCGGCTACACGAGCGACAGCTCTACGAGCGCAGCCACGAAGGCCGCTGGTCGCGCCGGATGCTGTACCCGTGA